From the Silurus meridionalis isolate SWU-2019-XX chromosome 5, ASM1480568v1, whole genome shotgun sequence genome, one window contains:
- the ran gene encoding GTP-binding nuclear protein Ran, whose protein sequence is MAENDPQVQFKLVLVGDGGTGKTTFVKRHLTGEFEKKYVATLGVEVHPLVFHTNRGAIKYNVWDTAGQEKFGGLRDGYYIQAQCAIIMFDVTSRVTYKNVPNWHRDLVRVCENIPIVLCGNKVDIKDRKVKAKSIVFHRKKNLQYYDISAKSNYNFEKPFLWLARKLIGDPNLEFVEMPALAPPEIAMDPSLAAQYEHDLKVASETALPDEDDDL, encoded by the exons ATGGCAGAAAACGACCCACAGGTTCAGTTTAAG CTGGTTCTCGTAGGAGATGGAGGCACGGGAAAGACCACCTTTGTGAAGAGACACTTGACAGGAGAGTTTGAAAAGAAATATGTTG CAACTCTGGGTGTTGAAGTGCATCCCTTGGTCTTCCACACTAACAGAGGCGCCATCAAATACAATGTGTGGGACACAGCCGGACAGGAGAAGTTCGGAGGCCTGAGAGACGGATACTACATTCAAG CTCAGTGTGCAATCATTATGTTCGACGTGACCTCTCGTGTGACTTACAAGAATGTTCCCAACTGGCATCGTGACTTGGTGCGCGTGTGTGAGAACATTCCCATTGTGCTGTGCGGCAACAAAGTcgacatcaaggacaggaagGTGAAAGCCAAGAGCATCGTGTTCCACCGCAAGAAGAACCTACAG TACTACGACATCTCAGCCAAGAGTAATTACAACTTTGAGAAGCCGTTCCTGTGGCTTGCACGAAAGCTGATCGGAGATCCCAACTTGGAGTTTGTGGAGATGCCTGCCCTCGCCCCACCAGAAATTGCCATGGACCCATCACTTGCTGCACAGTATGAGCATGACCtgaaa GTGGCATCAGAAACAGCTCTCCCAGATGAGGACGATGATCTCTAA